A genomic region of Methanobacterium sp. SMA-27 contains the following coding sequences:
- a CDS encoding archease: MEATKKKHLKYEFFDVTADVGYRAYGQSLQKAFENAAIAMFEVITDTSTILPIIEKNIHLEAEDDCAILYDWLSELLFLHDAEYLVFSKFEVKLYSKIDAGEKKYIIDASAFGEEFDPSRHERRSEVKAVTYHMMNIKFEDSYIVQVILDI, translated from the coding sequence TTGGAAGCCACTAAAAAGAAACATTTAAAATATGAATTTTTCGATGTTACAGCTGATGTAGGATACAGAGCATATGGCCAAAGTCTTCAAAAAGCCTTTGAAAACGCTGCCATTGCAATGTTCGAAGTAATAACAGATACATCTACTATATTACCAATTATCGAAAAAAATATTCATTTGGAAGCCGAAGATGACTGTGCAATACTATATGACTGGCTTTCAGAATTACTTTTCCTACATGATGCAGAATATCTAGTTTTCTCTAAATTTGAGGTAAAACTTTATTCTAAAATTGATGCTGGAGAAAAAAAATATATCATTGATGCTTCAGCTTTTGGAGAAGAATTTGATCCATCAAGACACGAGAGACGATCTGAAGTTAAAGCTGTCACTTATCACATGATGAATATAAAATTTGAAGATAGTTACATAGTACAAGTAATTCTTGACATTTAA
- a CDS encoding ATP cone domain-containing protein: MVEVVKKGGGNEPFDGEKIRKSIEKAAIDDDYSLDRIKNIIDKTIKDITEEAEKSGEIDTDAIRDSIFNRFEKNESSIVKSGKNFDTKYKP; this comes from the coding sequence ATGGTTGAAGTTGTAAAAAAAGGTGGGGGTAACGAACCATTTGATGGTGAAAAAATAAGAAAATCTATTGAAAAGGCAGCCATTGATGACGATTATTCCTTAGATAGAATAAAAAATATAATAGACAAAACCATTAAAGATATAACTGAAGAAGCCGAAAAAAGTGGCGAAATAGATACAGATGCCATTAGGGATAGCATATTCAACAGATTTGAGAAGAATGAGTCTTCCATTGTGAAATCTGGGAAA